The following are encoded together in the Lathyrus oleraceus cultivar Zhongwan6 chromosome 3, CAAS_Psat_ZW6_1.0, whole genome shotgun sequence genome:
- the LOC127132637 gene encoding probable galacturonosyltransferase-like 7, whose translation MQWIIKFSRFFSAAMLVIFLSPSLQSYPPAEAIRSSYHIPHDYRFSFRNSPSFRNADECDSVSDEISVCDPSLVHVAITLDIDYLRGSIAAVHSILRHAFCPESIFFHFLVTDTNLEALVQSTFPQLKFKVYYFDPSVVKNLISSSVRQALEQPLNYARNYLADLLETCVRRVIYLDSDLVVVDDVAKLWSTDLGLKTIGAPEYCHANFTKYFTAGFWAEPDFAATFERRKVCYFNTGVMVMDLVRWRKEGYTKKIEKWMEIQKSERIYELGSLPPFLLVFAGHVAGIEHRWNQHGLGGDNVKGSCRDLHAGPVSLLHWSGSGKPWIRLDSRNPCPLDALWAPFDLYGYGHGHEHGHIHESS comes from the coding sequence ATGCAGTGGATTATAAAATTCTCACGGTTTTTCTCCGCCGCAATGTTGGTAATCTTTCTCTCTCCTTCCCTCCAATCCTACCCTCCCGCTGAAGCAATTCGATCCTCTTACCATATCCCTCACGATTACCGATTCTCCTTTCGGAATTCACCTTCTTTCCGTAATGCGGATGAATGTGACTCGGTTTCAGATGAAATCAGTGTTTGTGACCCTAGTTTGGTTCATGTTGCAATAACCCTAGATATTGATTACCTACGCGGTTCAATCGCGGCGGTTCATTCGATTTTGCGTCACGCTTTTTGTCCGGAGAGTATTTTCTTTCACTTCCTTGTTACAGACACCAATCTGGAGGCGTTGGTTCAATCTACTTTTCCGCAGTTGAAATTCAAGGTTTATTACTTCGATCCGAGTGTTGTTAAGAATTTGATTTCGAGTTCGGTGAGGCAAGCGTTGGAGCAACCGTTGAATTACGCCAGGAATTATCTCGCGGATCTGTTGGAGACTTGTGTGAGGAGAGTGATTTATTTGGATTCAGATCTTGTTGTTGTGGATGATGTTGCGAAGCTTTGGAGTACCGATTTGGGGTTGAAAACGATTGGGGCACCGGAGTATTGTCATGCGAACTTCACCAAGTATTTCACGGCGGGGTTTTGGGCGGAGCCGGATTTTGCGGCGACGTTTGAGAGGAGGAAGGTTTGTTACTTTAACACGGGAGTGATGGTTATGGATCTGGTACGGTGGAGGAAAGAAGGGTACACGAAGAAGATAGAAAAATGGATGGAGATTCAGAAGAGTGAAAGGATCTACGAGCTTGGTTCTCTGCCACCGTTTTTGCTGGTTTTTGCAGGACACGTGGCGGGGATTGAACACCGGTGGAATCAACATGGTTTGGGTGGTGATAATGTGAAGGGTAGTTGCAGAGATTTGCATGCTGGTCCTGTTAGTTTGCTTCATTGGTCTGGGAGTGGTAAACCTTGGATTCGACTTGATTCTAGAAACCCTTGTCCTCTTGATGCTCTTTGGGCACCCTTTGATTTGTATGGATATGGACATGGACACGAACATGGACACATTCATGAATCATCATAG
- the LOC127129737 gene encoding DEAD-box ATP-dependent RNA helicase 31, which translates to MGFRKDIEKIFAAIPKQRQTLMFSATIPDEVRQVCHIAMKRDFEYINTVQEGSEDTHSHVRQMHLVALLDKHFPLLYAILKEHIADDVDYKVLVFCTTAMVTRLVADLLGELNLNVREIHSRKPQSYRTRVSDEFRKSKGLILVTSDVSARGVDYPDVTLVVQVGLPADREQYIHRLGRTGRRGKEGQGILLLAPWEEFFLATAKYLPIGKAPVPSVDPDTKKKVERALSNVEMKNKEAAYQAWLGYYNSNKKVGKDKYRLVELANEFSRCMGLDSPPAIPKLVLGKMGLKNIPGLCSK; encoded by the exons ATGGGATTTCGCAAAGATATTGAGAAGATATTCGCTGCAATCCCTAAACAACGACAGACACTTATGTTTTCTGCAACAATTCCCGATGAG GTGCGCCAAGTCTGCCATATTGCTATGAAAAGGGATTTTGAATATATTAATACAGTTCAGGAGGGTAGTGAGGATACACATTCACAT GTCCGCCAAATGCATTTAGTTGCACTATTAGACAAGCATTTCCCTTTACTCTATGCTATTCTGAAGGAGCACATTGCAGATGATGTTGACTACAAG GTTCTTGTTTTCTGCACAACCGCTATGGTCACAAGACTTGTTGCTGATCTCCTTGGGGAGTTGAACTTGAATGTGAGAGAAATCCATTCAAGAAAGCCTCAGAGTTATAGAACCAGAGTTTCTGATGAATTCCGGAAGTCAAAGGGTCTCATCTTGGTTACTTCGGATGTATCTGCACGTGGAGTTGATTATCCAGATGTTACTCTTGTTGTACAG GTTGGTCTACCGGCTGATAGAGAACAATATATACATCGACTAGGTAGAACGGGGCGAAGAGGAAAAGAAGGGCAGGGCATACTGCTACTAGCTCCTTGGGAAGAGTTCTTTTTAGCTACTGCAAAATATTTACCTATTGGGAAAGCTCCGGTCCCTTCAGTTGATCCTGACACTAAGAAAAAG GTGGAAAGGGCTCTATCCAATGTGGAGATGAAAAATAAAGAAGCAGCATATCAGGCATGGCTTGGTTACTACAACTCTAACAAGAAAGTGGGGAAAGATAAGTATAGGTTAGTGGAGCTTGCAAATGAGTTCAGTCGATGCATGGGGCTTGATAGCCCTCCAGCTATTCCTAAGCTTGTCCTTGGCAAGATGGGTCTTAAAAATATCCCTGGTTTATGTTCCAAATAG